The following coding sequences lie in one Treponema sp. OMZ 790 genomic window:
- a CDS encoding MSP porin, protein MKKILSILMILALVGGVAFAQLTPEVTASAAVKWGIDLGAGKDAKPQHGFENYFLAKVVVPLYMGKLNSKTEGDVHMNFDLGVNLAYRFYDEKSNSDSPHLPHKSDMELALWRKTLSGMSASIHFFGGYMNVYGRPDFSTNFAKIWTPITDDGRGINRPQTSGDITGFGTKLGYASDDLAGTGLKLDTGLKFGSNGAWNAEGKAAKDEFKVVDLKDGDKQTPGTEYFKQNGLNEEGKPIFSSTATVFTGVADPVTSLPTVAAGEAGKYLAKSKSAATGPAANKYAFGFDLSLGFDKWVTFDFGINATFDPIESFGEAGVDSYKKGAKSVSNMEKPYIGMGFKLGSKPVDGLALNFGMDAFMNVGKDSKVAFDLVFDASYKWVKMGLYYGNELSNYAGKDKDGKDIGDMAAMLAFNSEDSGDTNFVEGLAFGVDFRLNHMLTAISKADKDNLKIMPMGITSWVSYKYALTDSMWIKPYTTVWAESNHTSRADGTTSNKHYFGVAYEAGMTFSPMEKVEIDAKWSHGETEDNKYEGPGMIKAPANYRNHNGKFVLGVKVKY, encoded by the coding sequence ATGAAAAAAATTCTGTCAATTTTGATGATTTTGGCTCTTGTGGGCGGAGTCGCCTTTGCTCAACTTACGCCTGAAGTTACAGCAAGTGCTGCAGTAAAATGGGGTATTGATCTCGGCGCAGGAAAAGATGCGAAACCTCAACATGGTTTTGAAAATTACTTTCTTGCTAAGGTTGTTGTCCCCCTCTATATGGGTAAACTAAACTCAAAAACCGAAGGCGATGTTCACATGAACTTTGACCTTGGAGTAAATTTGGCTTATAGATTTTATGATGAGAAATCTAACAGTGATTCACCTCATTTACCTCATAAGTCAGACATGGAACTTGCTCTTTGGAGAAAAACTTTAAGCGGTATGTCAGCTTCTATTCACTTTTTTGGCGGTTATATGAATGTTTATGGTCGCCCAGATTTTTCTACAAACTTTGCAAAAATTTGGACTCCAATCACAGATGATGGACGTGGAATAAATCGACCGCAAACATCTGGTGATATTACCGGTTTTGGTACAAAACTCGGTTATGCAAGCGATGATCTTGCAGGAACGGGACTTAAACTTGATACCGGTTTAAAATTTGGTTCAAATGGTGCATGGAATGCGGAAGGAAAAGCTGCCAAAGATGAATTTAAGGTTGTAGATCTAAAAGACGGTGACAAGCAAACTCCAGGTACAGAATATTTTAAGCAAAATGGTTTAAATGAAGAAGGTAAGCCTATATTTAGTTCTACTGCTACTGTTTTCACAGGTGTGGCAGATCCTGTAACGAGTCTTCCCACAGTAGCTGCGGGTGAAGCCGGAAAATATTTAGCAAAGTCTAAATCTGCTGCTACAGGTCCTGCAGCAAATAAATATGCTTTCGGTTTTGATTTAAGCTTAGGTTTCGATAAATGGGTAACTTTTGATTTCGGTATAAATGCTACATTTGATCCTATAGAATCATTTGGTGAAGCCGGTGTGGATTCCTATAAAAAAGGAGCCAAGTCGGTATCAAATATGGAGAAGCCTTATATAGGTATGGGTTTCAAACTCGGATCAAAACCTGTTGACGGTCTTGCTTTAAACTTTGGTATGGATGCCTTTATGAATGTAGGTAAAGATTCAAAGGTTGCATTTGACCTTGTGTTTGACGCTTCATATAAGTGGGTAAAAATGGGACTTTACTATGGTAACGAATTGTCTAACTATGCAGGAAAAGACAAGGACGGTAAAGATATAGGTGATATGGCTGCGATGCTCGCATTTAACTCTGAAGACTCAGGCGATACAAACTTTGTTGAAGGTTTGGCATTCGGTGTCGATTTCAGACTTAACCATATGTTGACAGCTATCAGCAAAGCCGATAAAGATAATTTGAAGATTATGCCTATGGGTATTACATCTTGGGTCAGCTACAAGTATGCCCTTACCGATTCAATGTGGATTAAGCCCTATACAACAGTTTGGGCAGAATCCAACCACACAAGCCGCGCTGATGGAACTACATCGAACAAACATTATTTCGGTGTTGCTTATGAAGCAGGTATGACTTTCTCTCCGATGGAAAAAGTTGAAATTGATGCCAAATGGTCTCATGGTGAGACAGAAGATAATAAATATGAAGGCCCCGGTATGATTAAAGCTCCTGCAAACTATCGAAACCACAATGGAAAATTTGTGCTCGGTGTTAAAGTTAAATACTAA
- a CDS encoding Rpn family recombination-promoting nuclease/putative transposase codes for MLKKFEDLTLQDDFMFYKVMQNADLCKKLIEMVLSSTIGKIIYISVQHNIKTYKQAKSVRFDVLVQTENGRLYDVEMQIRNERNIPKRMRFYQAAIDISFLDTGNSYSNLNDSFIIFICLFDVIGQKRPVYTFENICLEDKNISLQDGTKKIIINAEAFKKTENGELKEFLKYLKTGKAKTEFTRRIETMIQRIKNNERARQEYRLMSTFEMDARDKGFSEGVKQTAKMLKSMNLPITQIIQATGLSEAEIEKL; via the coding sequence ATGTTAAAAAAATTTGAAGATTTAACATTGCAAGATGACTTTATGTTCTACAAAGTCATGCAGAATGCAGATTTATGTAAAAAACTTATCGAAATGGTACTGTCAAGTACAATAGGCAAAATTATATATATCTCAGTACAACATAATATTAAAACCTACAAACAAGCGAAATCTGTAAGATTTGATGTATTGGTACAAACAGAAAACGGAAGACTTTATGATGTTGAAATGCAGATACGCAATGAACGAAACATACCTAAACGAATGCGGTTTTACCAGGCGGCTATTGATATTTCTTTTTTGGACACAGGAAATTCCTATAGCAATTTAAACGACAGCTTTATAATTTTTATCTGTTTATTTGATGTTATAGGTCAAAAAAGGCCCGTTTATACTTTTGAAAATATTTGTCTTGAAGATAAAAACATATCTTTACAAGATGGAACAAAAAAGATTATAATAAATGCGGAAGCCTTTAAGAAAACAGAAAATGGAGAATTAAAAGAATTTTTAAAATATCTTAAAACGGGCAAGGCAAAAACCGAATTTACAAGGAGGATAGAAACTATGATACAAAGAATAAAAAATAATGAACGAGCACGGCAAGAATACAGATTAATGTCTACTTTTGAGATGGATGCTAGGGATAAAGGATTTTCAGAAGGCGTAAAACAAACTGCAAAAATGTTAAAATCTATGAATTTACCTATAACTCAAATAATTCAGGCCACAGGCCTTTCTGAAGCCGAAATAGAAAAACTTTAG
- a CDS encoding adenylate/guanylate cyclase domain-containing protein, with product MIKALNNLLKWVKKIYIHPNTLKIATLVILAELMILPFNMSRMDLINPAHNAVNLYPLTVLFSDYAQRGLNFFYVSSFLLFILPIAFMVIFISIFQRKISQKTVYLTSLISISFYLAAAISGMNSFANTPRWFYSLSTFTYIAFFTALIFHIFLIAHGIISIKKQNSAYMEYKKLLKDEEKREETVKKRITEKLKRQKDKLKKQKGTQAKEELLSVENLLKKSVDQFATVKKRTHIKTKITIVIIFTILVILSTFIYTDLRNYNMLLTQNVNTTGKNQAEQVAAIYSFSDGLHAKIRAFLEGIKKTNDSSPFPFQRVDIITTSSKQPIFLEEIDEYTELPLFDVFSYTTAVGHVKLIPDEEKIITPEEAALYIEHCKNESTVSTPIYKNEKGTCLYVYPITFTKKEGQRLLGFSVVTYLREILDRPYFQALVFVLSISAVFFYASIIIVLFLADFIANPIIFLCGNIRKTANILSDMIASSASVEPDRLIFEENVKTHDEIKTLSVELKNIISLIRGILPYVSFHTIQNAEKNLARKSYNRDLCFLFTDIRGFTTMCENMQPKEVISILNRYLDIETKIIFENGGDVDKYVGDEIMAFFSGTKKEINACKAAMEIRKAMRREQRAAAQEGSATISIGIGINSGPVVFGPVGSKTRKDFTSIGDTVNLAARLEGANKEYGSKSIISEAVYENLDSSFICRELDLVTVKGKTEPVRIFEILQPTEKLPIESIKEIKKLFETGLAYYRKRKWKQAEKFFLTCVERYNDTPSKVFLKRIAHYQVSPPKPRWSGVFVMNVK from the coding sequence ATGATAAAAGCCTTAAACAATTTACTCAAATGGGTAAAAAAAATTTATATTCATCCTAACACGCTAAAAATAGCAACTCTGGTAATTCTTGCAGAACTTATGATTCTGCCTTTTAATATGAGCAGGATGGACTTGATTAATCCGGCACATAATGCGGTAAATCTTTACCCTTTGACCGTATTATTTTCAGACTATGCGCAAAGAGGGCTAAACTTTTTTTATGTGAGCAGTTTTTTGTTGTTCATATTGCCCATAGCGTTTATGGTAATCTTTATATCGATTTTTCAAAGAAAAATATCGCAAAAAACCGTTTATTTAACGTCATTAATTTCGATCAGTTTTTATCTTGCAGCCGCAATCTCCGGAATGAACTCTTTTGCGAACACACCGCGCTGGTTCTATTCTTTAAGCACTTTTACCTACATTGCTTTTTTTACGGCCCTTATCTTTCATATCTTTTTAATAGCACACGGAATAATATCCATAAAAAAACAAAACAGCGCCTATATGGAATATAAAAAACTGTTAAAGGATGAAGAAAAACGGGAAGAAACCGTAAAAAAGCGCATAACCGAAAAATTGAAGCGGCAAAAAGATAAACTAAAAAAGCAAAAAGGCACCCAAGCAAAAGAAGAGCTCCTTTCTGTAGAAAATTTATTAAAAAAATCCGTAGATCAATTTGCAACCGTAAAAAAAAGGACTCACATAAAAACAAAAATTACAATAGTTATTATTTTTACTATATTAGTGATTCTTTCGACATTTATTTATACCGATTTGCGAAACTACAACATGCTCCTAACACAAAACGTAAATACTACGGGTAAAAATCAGGCAGAGCAAGTTGCGGCGATATACAGTTTTTCGGACGGACTTCATGCTAAAATAAGAGCATTTCTTGAAGGAATCAAAAAAACAAACGATTCTTCGCCATTTCCTTTTCAAAGAGTCGATATAATAACTACAAGCAGTAAACAGCCTATTTTCCTCGAAGAAATAGACGAATATACCGAATTACCCTTATTCGATGTGTTTTCATATACGACTGCGGTAGGTCATGTAAAACTGATACCCGATGAAGAAAAAATAATAACGCCTGAAGAAGCGGCTCTTTATATAGAACATTGCAAAAACGAATCTACAGTCAGCACCCCGATTTACAAAAACGAAAAGGGAACATGTCTTTATGTCTACCCCATAACTTTTACAAAAAAAGAAGGGCAAAGACTTTTAGGGTTTTCCGTCGTTACATATCTCAGAGAAATCCTTGACCGGCCTTATTTTCAGGCCCTGGTATTTGTGCTTTCTATTTCTGCCGTTTTTTTCTATGCATCTATTATAATTGTCCTTTTTTTGGCTGACTTTATCGCAAATCCGATTATATTTTTATGCGGAAACATAAGAAAAACTGCAAATATTTTAAGCGATATGATTGCAAGCAGCGCCTCGGTCGAACCCGACAGGCTTATTTTTGAAGAAAATGTCAAAACCCATGACGAAATAAAAACTCTTTCGGTAGAGCTAAAAAATATTATTTCGCTTATCCGCGGAATTTTGCCCTATGTTTCTTTCCACACTATTCAAAATGCCGAAAAAAACCTTGCGCGCAAAAGCTATAACCGCGACTTATGCTTTTTGTTTACCGATATCAGAGGCTTTACAACTATGTGCGAAAACATGCAGCCGAAAGAAGTTATCTCCATATTAAACCGCTATTTGGATATAGAAACAAAGATAATCTTTGAAAACGGCGGCGATGTGGATAAATATGTCGGCGATGAAATTATGGCTTTTTTCTCGGGCACCAAGAAAGAAATAAACGCTTGTAAGGCTGCCATGGAGATCCGAAAAGCAATGCGAAGAGAGCAAAGGGCGGCCGCCCAAGAAGGTTCGGCAACAATTTCAATAGGTATAGGTATAAATTCGGGCCCTGTAGTATTCGGCCCCGTAGGTTCTAAAACAAGAAAAGATTTTACTTCGATAGGCGATACGGTAAATCTTGCCGCCCGGCTTGAGGGAGCAAATAAAGAATACGGTTCAAAATCGATTATTTCTGAAGCTGTATATGAAAATCTTGACAGCAGCTTTATCTGCCGAGAACTTGATCTTGTTACAGTAAAAGGAAAAACCGAACCTGTAAGAATCTTTGAAATTCTGCAGCCCACGGAAAAATTGCCTATAGAATCCATCAAAGAAATAAAAAAACTCTTTGAAACAGGCCTTGCTTATTACCGAAAAAGAAAATGGAAACAGGCAGAAAAATTCTTTTTGACTTGTGTTGAAAGATATAACGACACACCGTCAAAGGTATTTTTAAAACGTATAGCACACTATCAAGTTTCTCCGCCTAAGCCGAGATGGAGCGGAGTTTTCGTAATGAATGTAAAATAA
- a CDS encoding selenium metabolism-associated LysR family transcriptional regulator, whose translation MEFKQLEIFIKLVENLSFSTTASELNISQPTVSLTLKQLEEELDVPLFIRSTRELKLTEAGSKLYEESKNILAERDKLVEKFIHPERKIITIGASTIPAGYLLPSIVREFKKKHPDIYIKVEEKNSLETIKKVSLNTVDIGIVGMKVEDENCAFLPIYKDEFVFISANNAYYQKLKKSNPNLKRIAEEPFIIREAGSAVKQNMELILKSQKIDLNSINISASINDTEVIKQLTAEGLGTSFISRIAVEDMVKNKKLIAFELGDVPHQYRNIYLVWNKKINYASHIKDFLNCTECFKVKTTIEKKTT comes from the coding sequence ATGGAATTTAAACAGCTTGAAATCTTTATAAAACTTGTTGAAAATTTAAGTTTTTCGACCACGGCAAGCGAATTAAACATATCGCAGCCTACAGTTAGTTTAACACTAAAACAGCTTGAAGAGGAATTGGATGTACCTTTATTTATACGGTCAACACGAGAGCTAAAACTCACGGAAGCAGGCAGCAAACTATACGAAGAATCAAAAAATATTTTAGCCGAACGGGACAAGCTTGTAGAAAAATTTATACATCCCGAAAGAAAAATTATCACTATCGGAGCCTCGACAATTCCGGCCGGATATCTTCTTCCTTCCATAGTGAGGGAGTTTAAAAAGAAACATCCCGATATTTATATAAAGGTTGAAGAAAAAAACAGTCTTGAAACAATAAAAAAAGTATCGTTAAATACCGTCGATATAGGCATCGTCGGAATGAAGGTAGAAGATGAAAATTGCGCATTCCTTCCTATTTATAAAGATGAATTTGTGTTTATCAGTGCAAACAATGCTTATTATCAAAAGTTAAAAAAATCAAATCCCAATTTAAAACGCATTGCCGAAGAGCCATTTATTATCAGAGAAGCAGGGTCTGCCGTCAAGCAAAACATGGAGCTGATTTTAAAATCACAAAAGATAGATTTAAACTCGATAAATATAAGCGCCTCGATAAACGACACTGAGGTCATCAAGCAATTGACTGCAGAAGGACTGGGTACATCTTTTATATCGAGAATAGCAGTTGAAGACATGGTAAAAAATAAAAAGTTGATAGCCTTTGAGCTGGGTGATGTTCCCCACCAATACCGAAATATCTATCTTGTATGGAATAAAAAAATAAACTATGCAAGCCACATCAAGGATTTTTTAAACTGCACGGAATGTTTTAAGGTAAAAACAACGATTGAAAAAAAAACTACTTGA
- a CDS encoding M14 family zinc carboxypeptidase, with protein sequence MNKIFEDVINRVPDYKEFMTVDEMNSASKALAKQYPAIVEEFEFGTTRDGDKIIGLKIGKGRQNALIFGLPHPNEPIGTMMLDYFTKELAENKKLRDELDYTWYIVKAWDSDGTRLNEGWFKGPFTLYNYARNFFRPAGHQQVDWTFPIEYKELKFTKSIPETIAMMNLIDKIKPRFIYSLHNAGFGGVYWYLSRDIPKVYGSLKEAAKKQNVPLNLGEPEAPYCKAFAPAIYKELGIRDNYDYLEKYGVKDIPKAIGVGTCSADYAGEKYKSFTMLTELPYFYSEKIIDLSDSGENRGEIVRKSLEENRKSEAFILDSLEKTRKYMAKNNPFLLALDAFTGRQDDYDAAVKMTYEDENYSKKNATVAEKFDNEWIKKFYKMLSFGLLTRANETELFKMRKAKEENKEKGKALSNEFNAAEKKLQVLSDELEANIKYSVVPIKKLVSIQLECGLLVAEYLKNV encoded by the coding sequence GTGAATAAAATATTTGAAGATGTTATCAACAGGGTACCCGATTATAAAGAGTTTATGACTGTCGATGAAATGAATTCGGCAAGTAAAGCCCTTGCAAAACAATATCCCGCCATAGTGGAAGAGTTCGAATTCGGGACGACCAGAGACGGCGATAAAATTATAGGGTTAAAAATAGGAAAAGGAAGGCAAAATGCCCTTATTTTTGGTCTTCCTCATCCGAATGAACCTATAGGTACTATGATGCTGGATTATTTTACAAAAGAATTGGCTGAAAATAAAAAGCTCCGAGATGAACTGGATTACACGTGGTATATTGTAAAAGCTTGGGATTCTGATGGGACCAGACTGAATGAAGGCTGGTTTAAGGGGCCATTTACGCTTTATAACTACGCAAGAAATTTTTTTAGGCCTGCAGGACATCAGCAAGTGGATTGGACATTCCCGATAGAATACAAGGAATTGAAATTTACCAAGTCTATTCCCGAAACTATTGCAATGATGAATCTAATTGATAAAATTAAACCCCGATTCATTTATTCGCTTCACAACGCAGGGTTTGGCGGGGTCTACTGGTATTTATCGCGCGATATTCCAAAAGTATACGGCAGCTTAAAAGAAGCGGCAAAAAAACAAAATGTTCCGTTAAATTTGGGGGAACCTGAAGCTCCATACTGCAAAGCCTTTGCTCCTGCAATTTATAAAGAACTCGGTATTCGCGATAATTACGACTACTTGGAAAAATACGGTGTAAAAGATATTCCAAAAGCAATTGGTGTCGGAACATGCAGCGCAGACTATGCCGGAGAAAAATATAAATCTTTTACAATGTTGACTGAACTTCCGTATTTTTATAGCGAAAAGATTATTGACCTATCGGACAGCGGAGAAAACCGAGGTGAGATAGTGAGAAAATCTTTAGAGGAAAACAGAAAAAGCGAAGCGTTCATTTTGGATTCTTTAGAAAAGACAAGAAAGTATATGGCTAAAAATAATCCATTTTTGCTTGCCTTAGATGCTTTTACCGGAAGACAGGATGATTATGATGCTGCCGTTAAAATGACTTACGAAGATGAAAATTACAGTAAAAAGAATGCTACGGTTGCAGAAAAATTTGACAATGAATGGATTAAAAAATTTTATAAGATGTTGTCTTTCGGCCTTTTAACAAGAGCCAATGAAACAGAGCTTTTTAAAATGAGAAAAGCAAAGGAGGAAAATAAAGAAAAAGGAAAAGCTTTATCTAATGAATTTAACGCAGCGGAAAAGAAACTCCAGGTATTAAGCGACGAATTGGAAGCCAATATTAAGTATAGTGTTGTCCCCATTAAAAAGCTGGTATCCATACAGTTGGAATGCGGCTTGCTCGTTGCCGAATATTTAAAAAATGTATAA
- a CDS encoding ABC transporter substrate-binding protein produces MKKRIAMLLTAAVLTVTVLVISCSKNEAEMGTGKKATEKTTIIVRAGGDPMSWNPDSLPDDNGYPIFQNIFNRLVKLDASKNIIPDLAESWDISPDGKEITFYLHTAEWHDGKPVTADDVKYTFDYIAKKNTYLLYSRLQIIDKIVVKDSKTVVFKLKYPDVSLVANLGWYASFVLPKHIFDNGQEWEDNIATKEMPIGSGPFKLLKFKQGESVTLEANKNYFMGAPKVDNVIFTMIPDNATAVQALVNGEIDVLENVPAANNRELLANPQLRLVFNEYPSPMRIIFNMRNEKVKDVHLRRAIASAINKKEISDKIFDGVQKPEYAMYPEFIKWLSNTENASPQFNIDVARKILQDAGYKADKDGFFVRGLQIEVFEGGGYPDAAKLMQATLAKAGIELKVNVSEFNAWADKVGTNKDFIMELQGGFMGPDPAALYSRYGTGESNNWSGYSNIKFDELCKKGLTVGNKEERAAIYKEAQKILAEDLPFIPIVGFASYDANSVNFKNLPIDGTGKWGWQEYTFTEKVK; encoded by the coding sequence ATGAAAAAAAGAATCGCAATGCTGCTTACGGCAGCGGTCTTGACGGTTACTGTATTGGTAATTTCATGCAGTAAGAATGAGGCAGAAATGGGAACCGGTAAAAAAGCAACGGAAAAAACGACTATAATTGTAAGAGCCGGCGGAGATCCGATGAGTTGGAATCCGGACAGCCTGCCCGATGACAACGGGTATCCGATTTTCCAAAATATATTTAACCGGTTGGTTAAATTGGATGCATCAAAAAATATTATACCGGATTTAGCCGAGTCATGGGATATTTCACCCGATGGAAAAGAAATAACGTTTTATCTTCACACGGCGGAATGGCATGACGGAAAACCGGTAACGGCCGACGATGTAAAATATACTTTTGATTATATTGCAAAGAAAAATACATATTTGTTGTATTCGAGGCTTCAAATCATTGACAAGATAGTTGTAAAAGATAGTAAGACGGTCGTGTTTAAATTAAAATACCCGGATGTATCGCTTGTGGCAAACCTCGGCTGGTATGCGTCATTCGTTCTCCCGAAGCATATTTTTGATAACGGACAGGAATGGGAAGATAATATTGCAACCAAAGAAATGCCCATAGGCTCGGGACCTTTTAAACTTTTAAAGTTTAAACAGGGCGAATCGGTTACGCTTGAAGCAAACAAAAATTATTTTATGGGAGCTCCGAAAGTAGACAATGTGATTTTTACGATGATTCCTGATAATGCTACGGCTGTACAAGCTCTTGTAAACGGAGAGATAGATGTATTGGAAAATGTGCCGGCTGCAAACAATAGGGAACTTTTAGCAAATCCTCAGCTTAGACTGGTATTCAATGAATATCCGTCACCGATGCGTATTATATTCAATATGAGGAATGAAAAAGTTAAGGATGTACATTTAAGAAGGGCGATTGCAAGTGCAATAAACAAAAAAGAAATTTCCGATAAAATTTTTGATGGAGTGCAAAAACCTGAGTATGCTATGTATCCTGAATTTATAAAATGGCTAAGCAATACGGAAAATGCATCTCCTCAGTTTAATATTGATGTTGCAAGAAAAATTTTGCAGGATGCAGGATACAAGGCTGATAAAGACGGATTTTTTGTACGCGGCTTACAAATAGAAGTTTTTGAGGGCGGAGGATATCCCGATGCAGCAAAATTAATGCAGGCGACACTTGCAAAAGCCGGCATTGAATTAAAAGTAAATGTTTCAGAATTTAATGCATGGGCGGACAAGGTTGGAACAAATAAAGATTTTATAATGGAACTTCAAGGTGGTTTTATGGGGCCTGATCCTGCAGCTCTTTATTCCAGATATGGAACAGGTGAGTCCAATAATTGGAGCGGGTATTCCAATATAAAGTTTGATGAGCTATGTAAAAAAGGCTTGACTGTAGGTAATAAAGAAGAACGAGCTGCAATTTATAAAGAAGCCCAAAAAATTTTAGCCGAAGATTTACCTTTTATTCCTATAGTAGGGTTTGCATCCTACGATGCAAATTCAGTAAATTTTAAAAATTTACCTATAGACGGAACAGGAAAATGGGGTTGGCAAGAATATACATTTACTGAAAAAGTGAAATAA
- a CDS encoding ABC transporter ATP-binding protein, which translates to MKEFISIQNIKKFYPVKKGKSLFTKSRSFVKALDNINLELKQGEILGLIGESGCGKSTLGRILSRLEEPTDGDVYIDGLSTKQIMKNDSKGFRRLVQIIFQNPYDSFTPKNTIEEILLRPLKIHNIAENDAERKKILITELENGGLHPAADFLKRYPHQLSGGQLQRISIIRAMLLKPQFIIADEPVSMLDVSVRADIINMLLNLKKQYNATIVFISHDISLTRYISDKIAVMYLGRIVEYGDADDIIKNPKHPYTKVLISNCGSSDPTEKTEKIFIQGEPPTPIDPKDMCYFAPRCFMATDECFGSYPDTKKLYEGHSAACHKL; encoded by the coding sequence ATGAAAGAATTTATCAGTATTCAAAATATAAAAAAATTTTATCCGGTAAAAAAAGGAAAATCATTATTTACAAAAAGCCGTTCATTTGTTAAAGCCCTTGATAATATCAACTTGGAATTAAAACAAGGTGAAATTTTGGGTTTAATCGGCGAAAGCGGCTGCGGAAAATCTACATTAGGAAGAATATTAAGCCGGTTGGAAGAGCCGACGGACGGCGATGTATATATAGATGGACTTTCAACAAAGCAGATAATGAAAAACGACTCTAAAGGTTTTAGAAGATTAGTGCAAATTATATTTCAAAACCCGTATGATTCCTTTACACCGAAAAATACCATAGAAGAAATATTATTGCGTCCGTTAAAAATACACAATATTGCAGAAAATGATGCTGAAAGAAAAAAGATTCTCATAACGGAATTGGAAAACGGAGGATTACATCCTGCAGCCGATTTTTTAAAACGGTATCCTCATCAATTATCGGGCGGTCAATTACAAAGAATTTCGATTATACGCGCAATGCTATTAAAACCGCAATTTATAATTGCCGATGAACCCGTTTCAATGCTGGATGTATCGGTTAGGGCAGATATTATAAATATGCTTCTTAATTTAAAAAAGCAATATAATGCAACTATTGTCTTTATCAGCCATGATATAAGTTTAACACGGTATATTTCGGATAAAATTGCTGTTATGTACTTAGGGCGTATTGTAGAATATGGAGATGCTGATGATATAATCAAAAATCCCAAACATCCGTATACAAAAGTTTTAATATCAAACTGCGGTTCGTCCGACCCTACGGAAAAAACCGAAAAAATTTTTATACAAGGAGAGCCGCCAACTCCGATTGACCCAAAAGATATGTGTTATTTTGCACCGAGGTGTTTTATGGCGACGGATGAATGTTTCGGTTCTTATCCGGACACTAAAAAATTGTATGAAGGGCACAGTGCTGCTTGTCATAAATTATAA
- a CDS encoding ABC transporter ATP-binding protein encodes MGAVLNLEKINITYKNKHKNVYAVKDISFMLNQGDSLGIVGESGSGKSTLAMGLLKLLPARSTAITGRVEFDKKNLLELTDRQYNELRWKEISVVFQKSMNALSPVHRISVQIEDIYRVHYPDAPSQKIKERALYLFSLVNLSSRVYNLYPHELSGGMLQRISIAISLLFSPKLLILDEATTALDTVTQGQILDEIVKLETEMNMTRIMITHDISVVSQSCNKVGIMYAGELMEIGSTETVLKNPKHPYTKALIESFPSLYGEKKPLKSIEGFIPDLSQQYKGCIFAPRCKNAMDICKSHKPQKTEFKDGDVYCHLYKEAAK; translated from the coding sequence ATGGGAGCCGTTTTAAACTTAGAAAAAATAAATATAACATACAAAAACAAACATAAAAATGTCTATGCTGTAAAAGATATTTCGTTTATGCTGAATCAAGGAGACTCGCTGGGAATTGTAGGTGAATCCGGTTCCGGCAAGTCTACATTAGCTATGGGGCTTTTAAAGTTATTACCCGCCCGCAGTACAGCTATTACAGGACGCGTCGAATTCGATAAAAAAAATTTATTGGAATTAACTGACCGGCAATATAACGAACTGCGATGGAAAGAAATCTCTGTCGTGTTTCAAAAATCAATGAATGCATTAAGTCCTGTGCATAGAATCAGCGTACAAATAGAAGATATTTACCGCGTCCATTATCCAGATGCTCCGTCTCAGAAAATTAAAGAGAGGGCATTGTATTTATTTTCACTGGTTAATCTTTCCAGCCGTGTTTATAATTTATATCCTCATGAGCTAAGCGGCGGAATGCTGCAGCGCATATCGATTGCAATCAGTCTATTGTTTTCGCCTAAGCTCTTAATTTTAGATGAAGCTACGACGGCTCTGGACACGGTTACACAGGGACAAATATTGGATGAAATAGTTAAGCTCGAAACCGAAATGAATATGACTCGTATTATGATTACTCATGATATAAGTGTTGTTTCGCAATCATGTAATAAAGTAGGAATTATGTATGCAGGAGAATTAATGGAAATAGGATCTACGGAAACCGTTTTAAAAAATCCTAAACATCCTTATACCAAAGCGCTTATAGAATCCTTTCCCTCCTTGTACGGAGAAAAAAAACCGCTTAAATCCATAGAAGGCTTTATTCCCGATTTATCGCAGCAATACAAAGGATGCATCTTTGCTCCGCGTTGTAAGAATGCAATGGATATATGCAAATCCCATAAACCTCAGAAAACCGAATTTAAAGACGGGGATGTGTATTGTCATCTTTACAAGGAGGCGGCAAAATGA